A region from the Halobellus litoreus genome encodes:
- a CDS encoding cytosine deaminase, which translates to MSEYIVTSGRTLAGDAVDIEIRAGAIDRIVPAGDGNPEAFPAERRYDADGRLVTPPLIEPHVHLDATGTAGDPSWNDSGTLAEGIEVWAEYKTDITVDDIVERATKTVEWYASHGVTRIRTHADTTEPSLTTVEALVELKSRVSDLVDLQVVAFPQDGVLTDESHEDLLRDAVEMGVDLVGGIPHNEYTREDGVKSVEIACDLAERHDLPLDLHIDETDDPSSRFTEVLASEAIKRGIGDRVTASHTTATHSYNNAYADKLISMLAESGVSVVTNPPDNSVLQGAYDDYPRRRGHTRIDELREAGVTVGIGHDSVLDPWYHYGVADPLDAAFILAHYAHMAGRGDVEVLWEMLTDANAEIFGADEYGLSEGTEGSLVVYDSPDAFNALRRRAPRTLVLREGKPIAETEPSATTVHRSDEAVDVDYKR; encoded by the coding sequence ATGTCCGAGTACATCGTCACGAGCGGCCGGACGCTGGCCGGCGACGCCGTCGACATCGAGATCCGCGCGGGAGCGATCGATCGGATCGTCCCCGCCGGTGACGGCAATCCCGAGGCGTTTCCCGCCGAGCGCCGCTACGACGCCGACGGTCGACTGGTGACCCCGCCCCTCATCGAGCCCCACGTCCACCTCGACGCGACCGGGACGGCCGGCGATCCCTCCTGGAACGACAGCGGCACGCTCGCGGAGGGCATCGAGGTCTGGGCGGAGTACAAAACGGACATCACCGTCGACGACATCGTCGAACGGGCGACGAAGACCGTCGAGTGGTACGCGTCCCACGGCGTGACGCGGATCCGGACGCACGCCGACACGACCGAGCCGTCGCTGACGACCGTCGAGGCCCTAGTGGAGTTGAAATCGCGGGTGTCAGACCTCGTCGACCTGCAGGTCGTCGCGTTCCCGCAGGACGGGGTCCTCACCGACGAGTCTCACGAGGATCTGCTCCGGGACGCGGTGGAGATGGGTGTGGACCTGGTGGGCGGGATCCCGCACAACGAGTACACCCGCGAGGACGGGGTCAAGAGCGTCGAGATCGCGTGCGACCTGGCGGAGCGACACGACCTGCCGCTGGACCTCCACATCGACGAGACGGACGACCCGAGCTCGCGGTTCACGGAAGTCCTCGCCAGCGAGGCGATAAAACGAGGGATCGGCGACCGCGTCACCGCGAGTCACACGACGGCGACGCACTCGTACAACAACGCCTACGCCGACAAACTCATCTCGATGCTCGCCGAGAGCGGCGTCTCCGTGGTGACGAACCCGCCGGACAACTCGGTTCTCCAGGGTGCGTACGACGACTACCCGCGTCGGCGCGGCCACACCCGGATCGACGAACTCCGTGAGGCCGGCGTCACGGTCGGGATCGGACACGACTCCGTCCTCGATCCGTGGTACCACTACGGCGTCGCCGACCCCCTGGACGCGGCGTTCATCCTCGCACACTACGCCCACATGGCGGGCCGCGGCGACGTCGAGGTGCTCTGGGAGATGCTGACCGACGCCAACGCCGAGATCTTCGGCGCGGACGAGTACGGCCTCAGCGAGGGCACCGAGGGCTCGCTGGTCGTCTACGACAGCCCCGACGCGTTCAACGCGCTCCGGCGACGAGCGCCGCGAACGCTGGTGCTCCGAGAGGGGAAACCGATCGCGGAGACCGAACCGAGCGCGACGACGGTGCACCGATCGGACGAGGCGGTCGACGTCGACTACAAGCGGTAG
- the codB gene encoding cytosine permease → MATEDDTPAWRRFVFGDENLPDPDYPLDHVPGDERKGLVSISAVLLGFVFFAGTLWAGAEVGAAMGFGPMLTAMAAGYAILGVYVATLCGIAAKAGLTTVLLARYSFGSWGAKFADLILGGTQVGWFGVTIPMVAIPTATFFGLDTPTFTAALILIWGILHLATAYFGYEGMERLSLVAVPILVIVGLLSIFIAVGDVGGLSGLFGGASGSEMGFAAAVTIVVGTFISGGTQAPNWARFASSTRVGFWAGLIAFLVGNGFLFLSGAVGGSVYDVTPAGDLYEVLAAQGLAAVGLLALILNIWTTNDNAAYAFGVAGSEAFEFDRKRPFILVGGAIGILLALVGADSLLIPWLSTLGQYVPPLGGVVIADFLLCWRMRVPKMEDVRFAGVRWTGVLAYVVGAVVAVLTAGQVVPGLAAPQVIPGPVGAALNGLVAAFVAHVALYYLLEANGIVDGHDVAPDAERL, encoded by the coding sequence ATGGCAACGGAAGACGACACGCCCGCGTGGCGACGGTTCGTGTTCGGCGACGAGAACCTCCCCGACCCCGACTATCCGCTCGATCACGTCCCCGGCGACGAACGGAAGGGCTTGGTGAGCATCTCTGCCGTCCTTCTCGGCTTCGTGTTCTTCGCTGGCACGCTCTGGGCCGGTGCCGAGGTCGGCGCAGCGATGGGATTCGGACCGATGCTGACGGCGATGGCCGCCGGGTACGCGATCTTGGGCGTCTACGTCGCGACGCTCTGCGGCATCGCCGCGAAGGCCGGGTTGACGACGGTGCTCCTCGCGCGGTACAGCTTCGGTAGTTGGGGCGCGAAGTTCGCCGACCTGATCCTCGGCGGCACGCAGGTCGGCTGGTTCGGCGTCACGATTCCGATGGTCGCGATCCCGACGGCGACGTTCTTCGGCCTCGACACGCCGACGTTCACGGCCGCCCTCATCCTGATCTGGGGGATCCTGCACCTCGCGACCGCGTACTTCGGCTACGAGGGAATGGAGCGGCTGTCGCTCGTGGCCGTTCCGATTCTCGTCATCGTCGGCCTCCTCTCGATCTTCATCGCCGTGGGGGACGTCGGCGGCCTCTCGGGCCTGTTCGGCGGTGCGTCCGGCAGCGAGATGGGATTCGCCGCCGCCGTCACCATCGTCGTGGGGACGTTCATCAGCGGCGGCACACAGGCCCCGAACTGGGCGCGGTTCGCCAGCAGCACCCGCGTCGGCTTCTGGGCGGGGCTCATCGCCTTCCTCGTCGGGAACGGCTTCCTCTTTCTGTCGGGCGCTGTCGGCGGATCGGTCTACGACGTCACCCCCGCCGGCGACCTCTACGAGGTGCTCGCGGCGCAGGGACTCGCGGCGGTCGGCCTCCTCGCGCTGATTCTCAACATCTGGACGACGAACGACAACGCCGCCTACGCCTTCGGCGTCGCCGGCAGCGAGGCCTTCGAGTTCGACCGCAAGCGGCCGTTCATCCTGGTCGGCGGCGCGATCGGTATTCTTCTCGCGCTGGTCGGCGCCGACAGCCTCCTCATTCCGTGGCTGTCGACGCTCGGCCAGTACGTCCCGCCGCTCGGCGGCGTCGTCATCGCCGACTTCCTGCTGTGCTGGCGGATGCGCGTCCCGAAGATGGAGGACGTCCGGTTCGCGGGCGTCCGGTGGACGGGCGTCCTCGCCTACGTCGTCGGGGCCGTCGTCGCGGTGCTCACGGCCGGGCAGGTCGTTCCGGGACTGGCGGCACCGCAGGTGATCCCCGGTCCCGTCGGGGCGGCGCTGAACGGACTCGTCGCCGCGTTCGTCGCCCACGTCGCGCTCTACTACCTCCTCGAAGCGAACGGGATCGTCGACGGCCACGACGTCGCTCCCGACGCGGAGCGTCTCTGA
- a CDS encoding EamA family transporter, giving the protein MISTGVALAIAALVLFGGWAVTAGLATRSVSAVNAVFLSYVASIAIAGAYVLLAKRPITGTRTDVAFALVSGAFLAAGSISFYAALTRGNMAIVSAIAALYFVVPAFVGVVYLDVALSAANVAGLTLAVVAVVLIAL; this is encoded by the coding sequence ATGATCTCGACGGGCGTCGCGCTGGCGATCGCCGCGTTGGTACTGTTCGGCGGCTGGGCCGTGACCGCGGGGCTGGCGACGCGGTCGGTGTCGGCCGTCAACGCCGTCTTCCTGTCCTACGTGGCGAGCATCGCCATCGCGGGTGCCTACGTCCTTCTCGCGAAGCGGCCGATCACTGGGACGCGGACGGACGTCGCCTTCGCGCTCGTTTCGGGTGCATTTCTCGCGGCGGGGAGCATCAGTTTCTACGCGGCGCTCACGCGGGGGAATATGGCGATCGTCTCCGCGATCGCAGCCCTGTATTTCGTCGTCCCGGCGTTCGTCGGCGTCGTCTATCTCGACGTCGCACTCAGTGCCGCGAACGTGGCCGGCCTGACGCTCGCCGTCGTCGCCGTGGTCTTGATCGCGCTGTGA
- a CDS encoding mechanosensitive ion channel family protein gives MSPVGLQTTARPDSYLSELLASVGLPTQLANAVASALVFLVVFVGVYVVSKLVVVPLVARLLDRRGVEEHVRKPLTLVVYGLLLFVAVGLAFSFAGFGNILVALSTVTAAATLAVGFAMQDVLKNFVAGVFIYTDEPFRTGDWIEWEGNSGYIEDISLRVSRVRTFDNEHLTVPNSQLTDGVIKNYDKNGTLRLKFTFRIGFDDDIDEAMDIIVEEARARDGILSDPEPSVRLVEINEASFGLQSRIWIEDPGNSDFLGIRGRFVQSVTERFEAAGITIPYPHRTVDGSLERTGPSPSGRVSDD, from the coding sequence ATGAGTCCAGTCGGGTTACAGACGACCGCGAGACCGGACAGTTATCTCAGCGAACTGCTCGCGAGCGTCGGGCTCCCGACGCAGCTCGCGAACGCGGTCGCCTCGGCGCTCGTGTTTCTCGTAGTGTTCGTCGGAGTCTACGTCGTCAGCAAACTCGTGGTCGTGCCGCTGGTCGCCAGGCTGCTCGACAGGCGCGGCGTCGAGGAGCACGTTCGAAAGCCCCTCACCCTCGTCGTCTACGGCCTCCTGTTGTTCGTCGCCGTCGGCCTCGCCTTCTCCTTCGCCGGCTTCGGGAACATCCTGGTGGCGCTCTCGACGGTGACGGCCGCCGCGACCCTCGCCGTCGGGTTCGCGATGCAGGACGTGCTGAAGAACTTCGTCGCCGGGGTGTTCATCTACACTGACGAACCGTTCCGGACGGGCGATTGGATCGAGTGGGAGGGCAACTCCGGCTACATCGAGGACATCAGCCTGCGGGTGAGTCGGGTGCGAACCTTCGACAACGAGCACCTCACGGTCCCGAACTCTCAGCTCACCGACGGCGTGATCAAGAACTACGACAAGAACGGCACGCTGCGATTGAAGTTCACGTTCCGGATCGGCTTCGACGACGACATCGACGAGGCGATGGACATCATCGTCGAGGAGGCGCGGGCACGGGACGGGATCCTGAGCGATCCGGAGCCGTCCGTGCGCCTCGTGGAAATAAACGAGGCGTCCTTCGGACTGCAGAGCCGCATCTGGATCGAAGACCCCGGAAACTCGGATTTCCTCGGGATCCGCGGTCGGTTCGTCCAATCGGTCACCGAGCGCTTCGAGGCGGCGGGGATCACCATCCCCTATCCGCACCGGACCGTGGACGGATCACTGGAGCGGACGGGACCGAGCCCGAGCGGGCGGGTGTCCGACGACTAG
- a CDS encoding universal stress protein: protein MTIVAAIDGRKQTDPVVSVGADLAEAYGEELVVLHVVPEDEFEEHRREITRLDGSADYSFTQEEQSAERLVDDVVDETLGAHEASVTSVGRVGSPTEAILSLARDRDARYLVIGGKKRSPVGKAVFGSVTQSVLLDADRPVVTAIDDE, encoded by the coding sequence ATGACCATCGTGGCAGCGATCGACGGACGCAAGCAGACGGATCCCGTCGTCTCGGTCGGGGCCGACCTCGCGGAGGCGTACGGCGAGGAGTTGGTCGTCCTCCACGTCGTTCCCGAAGACGAGTTCGAAGAACACCGCCGAGAGATCACTCGGTTGGACGGGTCGGCCGATTACTCGTTCACGCAGGAAGAACAGAGCGCCGAACGCCTCGTCGACGACGTCGTCGACGAGACGCTCGGAGCGCACGAGGCCTCTGTCACGTCGGTCGGGCGAGTGGGATCTCCGACCGAAGCGATCCTCTCGCTCGCGAGAGACCGGGACGCGAGATACCTCGTCATCGGCGGCAAAAAGCGTTCGCCGGTCGGGAAAGCGGTCTTCGGAAGCGTCACCCAGAGCGTCCTCCTGGACGCCGATCGACCGGTGGTCACCGCGATCGACGACGAGTGA
- a CDS encoding class I adenylate-forming enzyme family protein: MTTTANQHVDLPSLVDVCRQNADRSPDAPAFDDGDRSVTWGEFDRETDRAADSFLDYVSRGDRVAFLCESSVTQTVLLFGAMKAGCVVTNVHLKSASDVMKRSVAETRPAVVVVDEHVADRVRSELDEDAMRSVSTVVVVGDDADEGEQTHGSFLEGAAARSPDVLINEEDLATIWWTSGSTGRPKGWCHTHRGMYLKAMKGAARYGVDRSGRTLVVFSPSFGAWYNPVVKAMMGCESVRFLRGWDAAEFVDIVEREDITHTGLVATMWREVLQRGVADRDFSSLEVVYSTGEKMDSGTLDRLRDHVCRNVTQSYGSTEMYGTVLYNEEMTGDRIDSVGKAQTGTEVRIVEEGGAPDDVREPGALGEIIIRGPDVPAWAWRNTAKTTDGFRDGWWYSGDLGYRDEGGYLYLEGRVDNQIKSRGVKIIPERVEEALNDHPDVTRSAVVGVDDEEYGQRVTAIVVPAAESLTSEELDEWCLESDLVADHERPRAYHFVDELEKTSSGKLDRNAVKERLGL, encoded by the coding sequence ATGACGACCACAGCCAACCAACACGTCGATCTGCCGTCCCTGGTCGACGTCTGTCGGCAGAACGCGGACCGAAGTCCCGACGCGCCGGCGTTCGACGACGGGGACCGGTCAGTGACGTGGGGCGAGTTCGACCGCGAAACGGACCGGGCGGCGGACTCGTTTCTCGACTACGTTTCGCGGGGCGACCGCGTCGCGTTCCTGTGTGAGTCCTCGGTGACGCAGACCGTGCTCCTCTTCGGAGCGATGAAGGCCGGCTGTGTGGTGACGAACGTCCACCTCAAGTCCGCCTCGGACGTGATGAAACGGAGTGTTGCGGAGACCCGACCCGCAGTGGTCGTCGTGGACGAGCACGTCGCCGACCGGGTCCGAAGCGAACTCGACGAGGACGCGATGCGGTCCGTGTCGACGGTGGTCGTCGTCGGGGACGACGCCGACGAGGGCGAACAGACCCACGGCTCGTTTCTGGAGGGCGCAGCGGCCCGGTCACCGGACGTGCTCATCAACGAGGAGGACCTGGCGACGATCTGGTGGACGTCGGGGAGCACGGGACGCCCGAAGGGCTGGTGTCACACGCACCGCGGAATGTATCTCAAGGCGATGAAGGGCGCGGCCAGGTACGGCGTCGACCGATCCGGACGGACGCTCGTCGTGTTCTCGCCGTCGTTCGGGGCCTGGTACAACCCGGTCGTGAAGGCGATGATGGGGTGTGAGAGCGTCCGGTTCTTGCGGGGGTGGGACGCGGCGGAGTTCGTCGACATCGTGGAACGGGAGGACATCACGCACACCGGACTGGTCGCCACGATGTGGCGTGAAGTCCTCCAGCGGGGCGTCGCGGACCGCGATTTCAGTTCGCTCGAAGTCGTCTATTCGACCGGCGAGAAGATGGACAGCGGAACGCTCGATCGACTTCGGGACCACGTCTGCCGGAACGTCACCCAGTCGTACGGATCCACCGAGATGTACGGGACAGTCCTGTACAACGAGGAAATGACCGGCGATCGGATCGACAGCGTCGGGAAGGCCCAGACGGGCACGGAGGTTCGTATCGTCGAGGAGGGCGGCGCTCCCGACGACGTCCGCGAGCCGGGGGCACTGGGTGAGATCATCATCCGAGGCCCCGACGTGCCCGCGTGGGCCTGGCGGAACACCGCAAAGACCACCGACGGGTTCCGAGACGGCTGGTGGTATTCCGGTGATTTGGGCTACCGTGACGAGGGGGGGTACCTCTATCTCGAAGGCAGAGTCGACAACCAGATCAAATCGCGCGGCGTGAAGATCATCCCCGAGCGGGTCGAGGAGGCCCTGAACGATCACCCGGACGTGACACGGTCGGCAGTCGTCGGCGTCGACGACGAGGAGTACGGGCAGCGAGTCACGGCGATCGTCGTGCCCGCGGCCGAAAGCCTCACGAGCGAGGAACTGGACGAGTGGTGCCTCGAGAGCGACCTCGTGGCGGACCACGAACGGCCGCGGGCCTATCACTTCGTGGATGAACTCGAAAAGACGTCGAGCGGGAAACTCGACCGGAACGCGGTGAAAGAGCGGCTGGGACTCTGA
- a CDS encoding ABC transporter permease, producing the protein MSLSNVLPDGGLRQHPLVRNLREGIALIANDRTTLFYLSFLVFVILLGAIGPEIAPYPYDEPMYAGGEPLLSEPPSVTHPLGTTSSGYDVFSRILVGARPTVITGLLGGTIIITIGSAIGITAGYVGGRTEDVLMRITDIAYGVPLIPFAIVLLALFGVGFLMSVVVIGLLLWRGPARVLRSQVLQIRQRPFILAAKATGASTPRIIYKHILPNVAPMAIMYFALGIGLSILLQAGLAFIGVSNPLVPSWGIMIRNAYTSGQMTTTWWWSISPGIFISLTVMSTIMLGRRYEELVGQTDGEAVATA; encoded by the coding sequence ATGTCACTGTCGAATGTACTCCCCGACGGTGGGTTGCGCCAGCACCCGCTCGTTCGAAACCTCCGTGAGGGGATTGCACTCATCGCGAACGACCGGACGACGCTGTTCTACCTCTCCTTTCTCGTCTTCGTGATCCTCCTGGGGGCGATCGGACCGGAGATCGCACCGTACCCCTACGACGAGCCGATGTACGCTGGGGGGGAGCCGCTCCTCTCGGAGCCGCCCTCGGTTACTCACCCGCTCGGCACCACGTCGTCGGGCTACGACGTGTTCTCTCGCATCCTCGTCGGGGCGCGCCCGACCGTGATCACCGGGCTGCTCGGTGGGACGATCATCATCACGATCGGTTCGGCGATCGGAATCACCGCCGGCTACGTCGGCGGCCGCACCGAAGACGTCCTGATGCGGATCACGGACATCGCCTACGGCGTGCCGCTCATTCCGTTCGCGATCGTCCTGCTCGCCCTGTTCGGCGTCGGATTCCTGATGTCCGTCGTCGTCATCGGACTGCTCCTCTGGCGGGGGCCCGCGCGGGTGTTGCGGTCGCAGGTCCTGCAGATCCGTCAGCGGCCCTTCATCCTCGCGGCGAAGGCGACCGGGGCGAGCACGCCGCGCATCATCTACAAGCACATCCTCCCGAACGTCGCGCCGATGGCGATAATGTACTTCGCGCTCGGTATCGGTCTCTCGATCCTGCTTCAGGCGGGGCTGGCGTTCATCGGCGTCTCCAACCCCCTCGTCCCCTCGTGGGGCATTATGATCCGCAACGCGTACACCTCGGGGCAGATGACCACGACGTGGTGGTGGTCGATTTCCCCCGGCATCTTCATCTCACTCACCGTGATGTCGACGATTATGCTGGGTCGCCGCTACGAGGAACTCGTCGGCCAGACCGACGGCGAAGCCGTCGCGACCGCGTAG
- a CDS encoding thioredoxin domain-containing protein, with protein MNPSELLERLVEAGVLTAEGETAELTPEFVESRAEHRRAVSEMDAVEVESELGSIGEGAEERHQRELLATKRAIGEHVEDLSDAAPERLAPVVMQFVETPGRTDGVPEPFSPIVGSSFTPLLRACERAVVYVWKEDCEPCDDQRSVLEEIFEDPPDDLALLAIYGPNALGVMDEYDVAGAPALLFVAGGRVDSRLFGAQHASTIEAEVAKIRETAEMR; from the coding sequence ATGAATCCCTCGGAGCTGCTCGAACGGCTCGTGGAAGCCGGCGTCCTCACCGCGGAGGGCGAAACGGCCGAACTGACCCCCGAATTCGTCGAGTCCCGGGCCGAACACCGGCGTGCGGTGAGTGAAATGGACGCAGTCGAGGTCGAATCGGAACTCGGTTCGATCGGCGAGGGCGCGGAGGAGCGGCACCAACGAGAGCTGTTAGCGACCAAACGAGCCATCGGAGAGCACGTCGAAGACCTCTCCGATGCGGCCCCCGAACGCCTCGCACCGGTCGTGATGCAGTTCGTCGAAACGCCGGGGCGGACCGACGGGGTCCCGGAGCCGTTCAGCCCGATCGTCGGGAGCAGTTTCACGCCGCTCCTCCGCGCCTGTGAGAGAGCAGTGGTATACGTCTGGAAAGAGGACTGTGAACCGTGTGACGACCAGCGTTCCGTGCTGGAGGAGATCTTCGAGGATCCGCCGGACGACCTGGCGTTGCTCGCGATCTACGGACCGAACGCTCTCGGTGTGATGGACGAGTACGACGTCGCCGGCGCGCCGGCGCTGCTGTTCGTCGCGGGCGGTCGGGTGGACTCCCGACTGTTCGGTGCCCAGCACGCGTCCACGATCGAAGCGGAGGTCGCGAAGATCCGCGAGACCGCCGAGATGCGGTAG
- a CDS encoding ABC transporter ATP-binding protein: MSEPLLEIEDLTIQYRTDQGPLTAVSGASFTIDDGEYFGLVGESGCGKSTLAKSLLRGLDDNGEITAGSVRYRGEEIHEYGEREMNEKLRWKEISWIPQSSMNSLDPLQRVSEQALELAEVHTDLSEAAAREKFRDLFEVVGLPKDRIDDYPHQFSGGMQQRAIIALALFLDPSLIIADEPTTALDVIMQDMVFKYLDEIKEATETSLLLITHDISVVFESCESMAIMHGGQVAETGDVVELFDSPRHPYSILLQEAFPDIRHPERDLAVIEGRPPQSMGDVESCTFADRCPWAVEECRRSAPPLEEVAQDASGHHRAACFRKDEVLELYRSEGAPPVDPTSEAPQR, from the coding sequence ATGAGCGAACCCCTCCTCGAAATCGAGGATCTTACGATACAATACCGGACGGACCAGGGTCCACTCACGGCCGTCTCCGGTGCCTCGTTCACCATCGACGACGGCGAGTACTTCGGCCTCGTCGGCGAATCCGGGTGTGGGAAGAGCACCCTCGCCAAGTCGTTGCTCCGAGGACTCGACGACAACGGCGAAATCACCGCCGGATCCGTTCGGTACCGCGGCGAAGAGATCCACGAGTACGGGGAGCGGGAGATGAACGAGAAACTCCGATGGAAGGAGATCTCGTGGATCCCACAGAGCTCGATGAACAGCCTGGACCCGCTCCAGCGGGTCAGCGAACAGGCGCTGGAACTGGCCGAGGTGCACACGGATCTCTCCGAGGCGGCGGCTCGGGAGAAATTCCGCGACCTCTTCGAGGTCGTCGGGCTGCCGAAAGACCGCATCGACGACTATCCACACCAGTTCTCCGGCGGAATGCAACAGCGGGCCATCATCGCTCTCGCGCTGTTTCTGGACCCGTCGCTCATCATCGCCGACGAGCCGACGACGGCGCTCGACGTCATTATGCAGGACATGGTGTTCAAGTACCTCGACGAGATCAAGGAGGCGACCGAGACGAGCCTCCTCCTCATCACCCACGACATCAGCGTCGTCTTCGAGAGCTGTGAGTCGATGGCGATTATGCACGGCGGGCAGGTCGCAGAGACGGGTGACGTCGTGGAACTGTTCGATTCGCCCCGGCACCCGTACTCGATTCTCCTGCAGGAAGCGTTCCCGGACATCCGCCACCCGGAGCGCGACCTCGCGGTCATCGAAGGCCGGCCCCCGCAGTCGATGGGGGACGTCGAGTCGTGCACCTTCGCCGACCGCTGTCCGTGGGCGGTCGAAGAGTGCCGCCGGTCCGCCCCACCACTCGAAGAAGTCGCGCAGGACGCGTCCGGTCACCACCGCGCGGCGTGCTTCCGCAAAGACGAGGTCCTGGAGCTGTACCGCTCGGAGGGCGCGCCACCGGTGGACCCGACGTCGGAGGCACCGCAGCGATGA
- a CDS encoding oligopeptide/dipeptide ABC transporter ATP-binding protein translates to MTDETPLLETENLKRYFDQDTGFLDAFLGGGSQPVQAVDGVSLALYENDSIGIIGESGCGKTTLLQTLARLQEQTDGELRFEGNPISEFSKKEMKAFRRQVQIIFQDPFNSFDPKLTVRESLLEPLRIHGMDDRDRRVREALERAELNPPEKYLERRPTQLSGGELQRVSIARALVLEPKVILADEPVSMLDVSTQASILNLLSDLTAELDVALLYISHDLSTVSYVCDRIDVMYLGRVVESAPTHDLLDSPKHPYTQALVNAIPIPDPHDDRERTTIDGTPGNPVGIGEGCRFRDRCPERMDICERTPRNVSVDAENHRVACHLYYDHEEEQRRGEAIAEGQK, encoded by the coding sequence ATGACGGACGAGACCCCCCTCCTCGAAACCGAGAACCTCAAACGGTACTTCGATCAGGACACGGGCTTTCTCGACGCCTTCCTGGGTGGGGGAAGCCAACCGGTTCAGGCGGTCGACGGGGTTTCGCTCGCGCTCTATGAGAACGACTCGATCGGGATCATCGGCGAGAGCGGATGCGGCAAGACGACGCTTCTCCAGACGCTCGCGCGGCTGCAAGAGCAGACCGACGGCGAACTCCGGTTCGAAGGGAACCCGATCTCGGAGTTCTCCAAGAAGGAGATGAAGGCGTTCCGACGGCAGGTCCAGATCATCTTCCAGGACCCGTTCAACTCGTTCGACCCGAAACTGACCGTCCGCGAATCGCTGCTCGAACCGCTGCGCATCCACGGGATGGACGACCGCGATCGGCGGGTCCGCGAAGCGCTCGAACGCGCCGAACTCAACCCGCCGGAAAAGTACCTCGAACGGCGCCCGACGCAGCTGAGCGGCGGCGAACTGCAGCGGGTCTCTATCGCACGGGCGCTCGTCCTCGAACCAAAGGTAATACTCGCGGACGAGCCCGTCTCGATGCTCGACGTCTCGACGCAGGCGTCCATCCTGAACCTCCTCTCCGATCTGACCGCCGAACTCGACGTGGCGCTTTTGTACATCTCACACGATCTCTCGACGGTCTCGTACGTCTGCGATCGGATCGACGTGATGTACCTGGGTCGCGTCGTCGAATCGGCACCGACTCACGACCTGCTCGACTCCCCGAAACACCCCTACACGCAAGCGCTCGTGAACGCGATCCCGATTCCGGACCCCCACGACGATCGGGAGCGGACGACCATCGACGGAACCCCGGGCAATCCGGTCGGCATCGGCGAGGGGTGTCGCTTTCGCGACCGGTGCCCCGAGCGAATGGATATCTGCGAACGGACGCCTCGGAACGTCTCCGTGGACGCCGAGAACCACCGCGTCGCCTGCCACCTCTACTACGACCACGAGGAGGAGCAACGCCGCGGCGAAGCGATAGCCGAGGGACAGAAATGA
- a CDS encoding ABC transporter permease translates to MTRKRYFAYRTVQTVVLLWFLLTFLFFFFRLMPGSFTDIMLQQGASESAVMAFRDRWGLNDPLYVQYLRYLGNFVVFDFGTSIQFRTPVIEHVGIRIFNSFVLIAPAITAAYVIGSIYGTILGTQRGSTLEKHGLLPFILFASVPSFFLAIVAIVVFSGYFGWFPSFGMITPDTYTQFRDAPFWRPYLTSDFAMHYMLPFAVIVIRYTYLPLLIMRTSVVETIGQEFTFYHRLSGLPKSRQLRHIGKHSILPVVTLYPVSMTRALGGLVLIESVFNWPGIGFTLVQAVLARDFPVVQFVFFLVAGFIIVANFGVDLLYGVIDPRVSVDE, encoded by the coding sequence ATGACCCGCAAGCGATACTTCGCGTACCGGACGGTTCAGACCGTGGTCCTCCTCTGGTTCCTCCTGACGTTCCTGTTCTTCTTCTTCCGGCTGATGCCGGGGAGCTTCACCGACATTATGCTGCAGCAGGGTGCGTCCGAGTCGGCGGTTATGGCCTTCCGCGATCGGTGGGGGCTGAACGATCCGCTGTACGTTCAGTACCTCCGATATCTCGGGAACTTCGTCGTCTTCGACTTCGGCACGTCGATCCAGTTCCGAACGCCGGTCATCGAGCACGTCGGCATCCGGATCTTCAACTCGTTCGTCCTCATCGCCCCGGCGATCACGGCGGCGTACGTGATCGGCTCGATCTACGGAACGATCCTCGGCACGCAACGCGGCAGCACCTTGGAGAAGCACGGACTGCTCCCGTTCATCCTCTTCGCGTCGGTCCCGTCGTTCTTCCTCGCGATCGTCGCGATCGTCGTGTTCTCGGGGTACTTCGGGTGGTTCCCGTCGTTCGGGATGATCACGCCGGACACGTACACGCAGTTCAGGGACGCTCCCTTCTGGCGGCCGTATCTCACGAGCGACTTCGCGATGCACTATATGCTGCCCTTCGCCGTCATCGTGATCAGATACACCTACCTGCCGCTTCTGATTATGCGGACGAGCGTCGTCGAGACCATCGGACAGGAGTTCACGTTCTATCACCGGCTCTCGGGACTGCCGAAGTCGCGTCAGCTTCGACACATCGGCAAGCACTCGATCCTGCCCGTCGTGACGCTGTATCCGGTGTCGATGACGCGAGCACTCGGCGGCCTCGTACTTATCGAATCGGTGTTCAACTGGCCGGGTATCGGGTTCACGCTGGTCCAGGCGGTGCTGGCGCGCGACTTCCCGGTCGTCCAGTTCGTGTTCTTCCTGGTCGCCGGATTCATCATCGTCGCCAACTTCGGCGTGGACCTCCTCTACGGCGTGATCGATCCGCGCGTCAGTGTCGACGAGTAG